The Peptacetobacter hiranonis DNA window CAATTATTATTTATAAATATTATATCACTTTTTTTATCTTTTATCTCTACTTTACCGTTTATGTCTTACTCTTAATTTAACTCCTAAAGATTCAGCCAATTCTTTAGATTTTTCTATTTCTTCAGGTGTAATCTCGTCAACTACAGAAAAAGCTATATTTATCCCACAGTCTCTGCATTCTTCGGCAAATTTAAGCATAGCCTCAAAAGACTGTTCTCCAAACTTAGGTCTAGTTACTCTGCAATAACTTTCCTTATCTGGAGCATTTAAACTTATTGATACAGAATCTATACAATCTTTTATGCACTCAGCTGTATTTTTTTCATGAATAAGGTCTCCAAGTCCATTTGTATTTATTCTTGTTTTTATATCAGCTTTAGATTTTATATATTTTGCTGTTTCTATAAGGTCATCCATTCTCATCATAGGTTCACCAAATCCACAGAACACTATTTCTTTATAATCATCTAAATTAAATCTTTCTAAATCCGCTTTTATTTCTTCCATAGATGGATCATGGTCTAACCATAGGCTATTATTGTTTCCCACTGTTTCATGCTCTTCTCTTACACAGAATACACATCTACATGGACATTTATTTGTAAGGTTTACATAAAGACTATCTCCTATTGGGTAGAATATTGTCATCATAATTTATCACTCCTATTTCATTATTTTAAAATTATTAATTATAGAATTAATTTTTGTAAACTAATTTTTACAATTATATTATACTATAACTTCTTCAAACGTTTCAGATAATAGTACAATCTTATACTTATTGTTAGATTGTACCAATACAAAATAAATATATTTTCTTTTTCTTATTTTTTCAAATTTCAAAATGTATAGAAATCGTTTACTTTTTATATTATAATTATTATAATAAGTTTTAAACAATTTATAAAATATGTATAAGTAAAATAATTTTGGGAGTTGATTACAATGAAATTTAACAAATTCAATGCAAATCAGATTAGAGAAATAAACAAAGGTCTTAGCTCTGGTCTTGACGTTTCTATTTATAGAAATGAATGTTTTGACAGTGCACAGATGAGAGAAATAAGACTTGGTTTAAAAGCTAATCTGGATGTTTCTATCTATGCCGATCCTAAATTTGACAGCAAGGATATGCAGACTATAAGGGAAGCATTAGAAAATGGAAATGATATTTCTAAATATGTAAGAGATGGTTTCTCTTCTCAGGAGCTTTACTGGATATCAAAAGGTTTAAAAGAAGGTCTTGATGTTTCTCTTTATGCAAAGAAAAAATACGACAGCTATAAAATGGCAGAAATATTTGGAGCTTTAAAATCAGGACTTGATTTATCTCCATTTGATATAGATAATTTATCAGAATATCAGTTACAGCAGGTTATATTAGGGCTTAGAGCTGGTATAGATGTTTGTTCTTATGCTGACCCTTCAAATGAGAATATGTTTGAAGATAGAGTTAAATTAGTTAAAGAATGTGTTGGAAATGCACTTGCATCAGGAGAAAATGTAACTCAGCAGCAGCTTAATATAATAGCTCATTACAAAAATGATGGACTAGATACTACATCTTGGGAAAACTATAAATTTGATAGAGATAGATTAGAACAGATAGTAAAAGGTCTTGAAAAACACGTTGATGTAAACGCATTTGCAAAACCTAAATTCTCTAAAGAACAGATGTATGAAATAAGACATGGTTTAATGGAAGACTGTGATGTTTCTGTTTACGCAACTACTGATTTCAATGCAGAACAGATGTGTGAAATAAGAAAAGGTCTTAGAATAGGACTTGATGTAAAACCTTATGCAACTACTGATTTTGATATGCATCAGATGTACGAAATAAGACAGGCTATAAAAGAAGGATCTGAAGTTTCTCTTCTTGCAAATCCTGAATTTGACTTCCAGCAGATGAGACAAATAAGAAAAGGTCTTGCTGAAAAACTAGATGTTTCTGTTTATGCAAACCCTGAATTCTCAGCTGACAAAATGTACTATCTATACAGAGGTATGAGCGAAGGATTTGATATGGCTAAGTATGTAGACTTCAATGAAGATCAGTTAAAGAGAATAGTTGCAGGTTTATTTGAAGCATTAGAAGTTTGTAAGAAAAAATATGGTATAACAAATTAATTAATATATAAAATCACCCTGGACTTTTGTTCAGGGTTTTTTATGCAAAAGAAAAACACCTTTTCAGGTGTTTTTCTTTTGCACTATTCTTGGGGAGTAACTATATAACAAATAGCTATCAATATTTAATATTTTTTATTATATTTTTATCTTTATTTAATTTATGCTGCTAATAAATGATATTTTACTTTTATGTTTGCTTTATCAAATGCAAGCCCTACTATTATAAATACTATTGCACTTCCTAAAGGCTGTACAAGTCCTACAAGACTCATAACAAATGCTGCCTGAATACTACCTATCATAATTCCTTCTGCAAGCATATAAAGTACAGTTCCTACTATTCCTGCTATTAAAGTTGCTACAACATTTCTCATATTTATTATCTTTTCTGTTTTGTTTGTAAAGAAAAGTACTAATATCGGTTTTATTATCATTGTTGGTATAGCCCATATAGCAGCTCCCGTTGCTATGTCAGCAAGTCCTGCTCCTATTGCAGCTGCAGCCATTGCATATGGTGTTGGAAGTAATACTGCTGCTAAGTAAATAAACGCATCCCCTACATGTACATATCCTCCATTTCCTCCAACTGGTATATGAAGGATGTAGGCTGTTGCTAAAAATACTAAAGCTGCTAATAATGCTGCCAGTACAATTAATCTCGTTTTTTTGTTTGTTTCTTCATTGCTCATTTTTTTATCCCCCTTGGTAAAACAATTATTCCTAAAACAGTACAAACTGTTTTTTTCTATGGTTATATAATAACTTATATCATACAATTTTGAAATATGTTTGTGTAAATTTCTTTAATCTCTATAATTGTATGATTACATTAATTTTGTAAGCATACAATTATTCTTTTGTTATTTATTTTATATTTGAAGCATAAAAAATACTGCCACAGAACACCTTTAAAAGGTGTTCTTGTGACAGTACCTTTAACTGACACCTAACGGTCGTCAGTTTTTTTGTATTCAAATTTAGCTCCACAATTAGGACAAATTAATTCTGGCATATTTTTTTCATTTAGCGAAGCTATCGCTCCCAATGAAAAGAATGCATCTTGTCTTAGTTCTTCTAATATAAATTCTGGTACTCCTTTTTCAAATCCACAAGACTTACATTCATAATTGTATAACTTTTGTCCTTTACTCATTTCTTCTAATTCTTTTAGCATACTATTTCTCCTAATAATTTTAATTACACTAATTATACACTATTATTTATATTTGAGTATAGCAAAGCTAGCCTATTTAATAGACTTTTAAAATAATTCTTTTTGTGTTGTTGTATTCAAAGAAATTTCTTTTTCTATAATTTCTTCGTAGATTATTCTTTTATAATTTGATTTATCTAGTACATTATATATTAATCCATATTTATAATGCCATATTTCCCATAGAATCATGTCTTTTCCACACTTTTTACAAATATAAGGATTTACTCCAAATGATTCTATCAATCTATCTTTAAAATTTTTCTTTACTGTATTCTTCTTTTTTATCAGCTTAGATATATTTCTGTGTCTCATAAAATTATATAATTTCAATATTTCTATGCTTAATTTATTTTTTACTCTTGAATATAGACCGTATCTTCTTGCAACTCTAAAACCCTTCGGGTGAATATGTTGGGTTATTTTACCTATAAATTCTAATACATTTACAGTTATTTCTCTTTTTCCCTTAGGTTTTTTGTTTTCATACCAGTAAGTTACATTTTTCCCATCGTAATTAATTATTCTATACTCAGCGATAGCTGGTCTAGCCAAATATCTACCTATATATTGAGTTGCCTGTTTTATATTAGTTAAACGTCTTTCTGCATTTACATAGAATTCTTTCTTATATAACTTATTTATCAAATTTCTAGTTTTTCTATCTCTAAAGTTGTTTTTTATTATATCTAGTACCAACTTTCGCCATACTTTTTTCATATATGTATACGGTATGAAATCTAATTTTTTAAACCACTTATTATTTCTATCTATTCCACCTTCGGTGTATAAGGCATGTATGTGAGGATTCCATTTTAAATCTCCACCAAAAGTGTGTACTACAGCAATTACCCCTAATTCATAATCTCCATTTGTTTTCTTTTTATGAAAACTATCTAATACCTTATATGTAGCATCTTGTAAATCTTTTAAAAGCTCTCGCTTTCTGTAGAAATAGACTCTTAACTCCTCTGGAATTGTGAAAACTGCATGTCTATGAGAAACATCAAGAATATTTTCTACCTGTTTTTCTGCCCATTCCATAGAATATTTTCTTCCACACTTTGTGCAAAACTTACTTTTACAAGTGAACCCTTGAATATACTCCTCTCCACAGTCTATACATTTATGTTTTATATATCCTTTTTCTATATTTCCACAATTTAAAGCCTTTATTACAGTATTTTCTATCTGATCCCTCATTTCTCTTCTAACTTTATTCCAATATTTTAGTTTGAATTCTTCAAAGTGATTTTTTAATATTTTCTTAATGATTTTTTCATCTTTTTGTTTTTTCAATACATTCATATTACTATTGTACATAAGTTTTCCACAGTTTTAAATTATTATAATTTCCTTAGGAATAAAAAAAGCTATTGCAAAACACAATAGCCATATATAAGTATTTAACTACAAATATATAATTCATAATTATTTACTTTTCATGTCAACAGATTACAATATTGTCGCAATCTCTATTTCAACAGCATAAAATTTTGTAGGCCAACACAAATTAATTTGCATCGACAATTCTGCAAGCGACACGCAACTTATAAATGTGTTACATAAAAGTGCGTGTCGCTGAAGCCTGGAGAGCAAATAATTGTGTTGTATGCAAAATTTGCTGTTGAAAAGAATTGCGACACCGATATATTATAATCTGTATCCTTTTTTATATACTTCACTCATTGGTGTTTTTTCATAATCCACCTTGCTTCCGTCAAATATATCAAACTCATGAACCTTACTCTTTGCAGAAACAACAGTCCATTTTCCATCTTTCTTTTTAAGATTTAAATCTATATCAGAAATTCCACCACCTCTAGCAGATGGCTGAGTAACTAGAACTTCTTTACCAGTTTTTTCGTTCTTAAACTCATGCTCCTGAATAGTTATATGTGTATGTCCAGCAACTATTGCATCAATTCCTTCAACAGTTCTCGCAATTTCCTTAACTCTATTTCCAGGATGTCTAGGCTTTTTAGGCTCCTCTCCAGAATGGACTGTAAGTATAACGACATCTGGATTTTCATTTTCTTTTATATATTTTGCCCATTTATTTGCTTCTTTCACTAAATCATCTAATCTATACTGATTATTGTACTGCTCCAAAGAAGATAGACTATAATCACCTGTGTAAGTTGGTCTTTCTTTTCCCTCTTCCCATTTATACGGCTCAGCAACTTCAGGAAGTGTAAGTCCTAAAACTGCTGCTTTTATAGTATTTGGACCTTCTTTAATTTCCTTAACTATATAAGGTTTTACAACGTTTTTATTTGTTTTATTATTGTATAGATTTGCTGAAAGTACTGAAATATTAGCCTTATTAAGTTCATTTACTAAATAATCAAATTCTTCTTGGCTGTTTTCTACAAATTCGTGATTACCTAAAGTAACTGAGTCAAATTTCATTCTTTCTAAGTCTCTTATTAAAGGAGCTTGACCTTCACGAGGCTCTCCAATTTTTTCAACTATCATATCTGGTATATCATCACCGTTTATATCGCTGTCTGTTTCATTGAATCCATCCCCATCTAGATCCTTTCCATAGAATCTTACTCGTCCATTTTCATCAAATGTAGGTCTAGTTCCATCAAACCACTCCTGCATTTCGTAAGTTTCTGATCCCCAGAAATCTCCAGAGTCTAC harbors:
- a CDS encoding TIGR04100 family radical SAM protein, with amino-acid sequence MMTIFYPIGDSLYVNLTNKCPCRCVFCVREEHETVGNNNSLWLDHDPSMEEIKADLERFNLDDYKEIVFCGFGEPMMRMDDLIETAKYIKSKADIKTRINTNGLGDLIHEKNTAECIKDCIDSVSISLNAPDKESYCRVTRPKFGEQSFEAMLKFAEECRDCGINIAFSVVDEITPEEIEKSKELAESLGVKLRVRHKR
- a CDS encoding TIGR04002 family protein, giving the protein MSNEETNKKTRLIVLAALLAALVFLATAYILHIPVGGNGGYVHVGDAFIYLAAVLLPTPYAMAAAAIGAGLADIATGAAIWAIPTMIIKPILVLFFTNKTEKIINMRNVVATLIAGIVGTVLYMLAEGIMIGSIQAAFVMSLVGLVQPLGSAIVFIIVGLAFDKANIKVKYHLLAA
- a CDS encoding IS91 family transposase → MNVLKKQKDEKIIKKILKNHFEEFKLKYWNKVRREMRDQIENTVIKALNCGNIEKGYIKHKCIDCGEEYIQGFTCKSKFCTKCGRKYSMEWAEKQVENILDVSHRHAVFTIPEELRVYFYRKRELLKDLQDATYKVLDSFHKKKTNGDYELGVIAVVHTFGGDLKWNPHIHALYTEGGIDRNNKWFKKLDFIPYTYMKKVWRKLVLDIIKNNFRDRKTRNLINKLYKKEFYVNAERRLTNIKQATQYIGRYLARPAIAEYRIINYDGKNVTYWYENKKPKGKREITVNVLEFIGKITQHIHPKGFRVARRYGLYSRVKNKLSIEILKLYNFMRHRNISKLIKKKNTVKKNFKDRLIESFGVNPYICKKCGKDMILWEIWHYKYGLIYNVLDKSNYKRIIYEEIIEKEISLNTTTQKELF
- a CDS encoding metallophosphoesterase encodes the protein MNKKYVAIGLVAALLAGAVFYKKTHEASINVLATTDIHGATSRAMIKYVEDKRKNGEADLVVDSGDFWGSETYEMQEWFDGTRPTFDENGRVRFYGKDLDGDGFNETDSDINGDDIPDMIVEKIGEPREGQAPLIRDLERMKFDSVTLGNHEFVENSQEEFDYLVNELNKANISVLSANLYNNKTNKNVVKPYIVKEIKEGPNTIKAAVLGLTLPEVAEPYKWEEGKERPTYTGDYSLSSLEQYNNQYRLDDLVKEANKWAKYIKENENPDVVILTVHSGEEPKKPRHPGNRVKEIARTVEGIDAIVAGHTHITIQEHEFKNEKTGKEVLVTQPSARGGGISDIDLNLKKKDGKWTVVSAKSKVHEFDIFDGSKVDYEKTPMSEVYKKGYRL